The Candidatus Methylomirabilota bacterium genome segment AGGAAGTGTGACGCCGATGGCTGGCATCGAACGGCGAGATCCGCACCAGACGGTGAACCCCGATCTCCGCTTTCAGACGGCCGTAAGCATACCGGCCCGTCACCGTCACCGTGGCGCTCTTGATCCCCGCCTCTTCTGCAGGGAGCAGGTCGATGATCTCGGTCTTGTAGCCGCCGGCCTCCGCCCAGCGCAGGTACATCCGCAGCAGCATCTGCGCCCAATCCTGCGACTCGGTCCCGCCGGCGCCGGGATTGATCGAGAGGATCGCATTGCCGGCGTCGTATTCTCCGGCCATAAAGGTCGTGAGTTCGAGCCCGGCAATCCGGCGTTCAAGATTCTCGAGCGAACTTCCGAGCTCCTTCATCGCCTCCGGGTCTTCTTCCTCCCGCAGCAGTCCTAGCAAGACCGTCAGCTCGTCGAGTTCGCCCCCTATCGTCTCCAGTTGGTCGACCGTATCCTTGAGCGCGCGTTGCTCCTTCATGATCTCCCGGGCCCGTGAGGCATCGGCCCAGAATTCCTGCGAATGGAGCATCTCTTCGATCGCGGCCAGGCGCGACTGTTTTCCCGTCACGTCAAAGATAGTCTCGAAGATTGTGCAACTTGTCCTTCAGACCATCAAGCGTACGCGCGAACTCCGCAATCATCGTATCCTCCTCTGTGAAGTGACAGCCGAGATCGAAGCGATCCCGACGGTGTTTCTGGTCCACGCGACCAGGAATACGGCCGCAACAAAGATGATACAGATCCACGCAAAGAGATCGCCATAGCGAGTGTAAAACGTTTGCGCCCGCTCTGCGCGAATCTGCTCTGCAATGACGGCAGGCGCAAAGATATCCGAGGCGCGCACGATCCGACCGTTCGGATCCACAATAGCGGAAATGCCCGTATTGGCCGCTCGAACCAGATAGCGACGGTTCTCGACGGCTCGAAGGACGGCCATCGCCAGGTGCTGGACCGGGGCAGCCGATCGACCGAACCACGCATCGTTGGTAATGTTGACGAGAAACTCCGCCCCCTCAACGACGTATCGTCGAACCTGATCCGGAAAGATCACCTCATAACAGATCGTCGTTCCGAACCGGCCGCCCGGAATGTCAAACACGGTGTAGGACCGACCCCCTTCGAAGTCACCGATTCCATACGCCAGTTTGTTGACAAAAAACAGAAGCGATTTGAGGGGGACATACTCCCCAAAGGGTACCATATGTATCTTATCGTATCTACCGAGGAGTTCCCGACGTGGCGAGATCAGAAACGCGCTGTTGCGATATCGTGTCCCTCCGTCGGCGGCCGTAGAGGGCTCTGCGTCCGGGCTGCCCACCAGGAGATAACTTCCGGTTTCAGCCGCGATATCCATGACGCGGTTCAGCAATACCGGTTCGTATCGAAGAAAGAATGGAACGGCGGTTTCGGGCCATACAATGAGGGTTGGGGCGGCCTTTGCCGCCTCCTGACTGAGACGACGATACTGCTCGATGGTGGCGGCCTGCATCGCCGGATCCCATTTCAGCGCCTGGTCGATATTCCCTTGAACGACGGCAACATCAAGTGTCGGCTCGACATTGTCCGGCGCGGAACGTCCTGTGCCGAGCGCCGTCGAAGCCGGCGAAAGGAGTCTGGGGGATCCCCACAGGGCCAGGACAACGATACCGGCCACGCCGATGGCTTGCAGACGGTGTGATGCGCCTCCAACCGTCTGGGTCAACAGGGTGTTGATAAGCGCGACAATAAACGACAGGCCGTATACGCCTGCAACCGTGGCAATCGGCAAGAGTACACCGTGCCGGTATTGCGTGTAGCCAAGAAGGATCCAGGGAACACCCGTCAGCGCGTAGGTCCGCAGGTATTCCAAACCGACCCAGAAGGCCGGCAGAACCAGCAGGTACAGGGGCCACGGTGCCCTCGACAACCAGGCGGCACCCATCGCGAATACGCCAAGGTACAGGGCAAGGTAGGCCGCCAGTAGAACCAGCGCGAGCATACTGATCGCAAACGGCACACCACCATATGCCATCATCGAATTCGTTACCCAGGAAATGCTGATCAGATAAAAGAGTAACCCCGTTAGCGTCCCCAGATAGAAGGCTCGAGCCGGCGGCCGGCCTCGAACAGCCCACAGTAATGGGACCAGGGCGACGAACGCCAGCCATCCGAGATCCGGCGTGGGAAACGCAAGGATGAGGAATCCTCCGGACAGTGCGGCCAGCAAGATCGATATCATACCCACCCTGCAAGGGCCGCCACATAGAGGATCGGCGCGGTAAAGAGGAGGCTGTCGATTCGATCCAACAGACCGCCATGACCAGGGATCAGCGCGCCGGTATCCTTCACCCCGAAACTTCGCTTCAGCATCGATTCGCACAGATCACCGAGCTGACCCATAACCCCCAGCCCTACGCCCATTCCCACCACCTCAACAATTCCCAACCCCTCCCAGAACCAGAACGCGACCAGACCGGAGGCCAATACCGAACAGAGCAGTCCGCCTACGCCCCCCTCTACGGTCTTGCGCGGGCTGATCGAGGGGCAAAGCAGCCGCTTGCCCATCATTGAACCGACATAGAACGCCCCCGTGTCCCCCGCCCAGGTGACGAACACGAGATAGAAGATATAGATTCGTCCCAGTTCCATGCTCCGCAGGAGCGCCGGAAAGCTCAGGAGCCCCGCGACATACATCAGGCCGAACAGCGTGATGGCCCCCCG includes the following:
- a CDS encoding peptide chain release factor 2, with protein sequence MFETIFDVTGKQSRLAAIEEMLHSQEFWADASRAREIMKEQRALKDTVDQLETIGGELDELTVLLGLLREEEDPEAMKELGSSLENLERRIAGLELTTFMAGEYDAGNAILSINPGAGGTESQDWAQMLLRMYLRWAEAGGYKTEIIDLLPAEEAGIKSATVTVTGRYAYGRLKAEIGVHRLVRISPFDASHRRHTSFASVFVFPEIDDTIEVAIDDKDLRIDTYRSSGAGGQHVNVTDSAVRITHLPTGIVVSCQNERSQHKNKAMAMKVLRARLYDHYRREQEKDLAKLEGEKKEIAWGSQIRSYVLAPYQLIKDHRTGLETSNVDKVLDGEIEPFIDAFLMKGRTSTGAAK
- the lnt gene encoding apolipoprotein N-acyltransferase encodes the protein MISILLAALSGGFLILAFPTPDLGWLAFVALVPLLWAVRGRPPARAFYLGTLTGLLFYLISISWVTNSMMAYGGVPFAISMLALVLLAAYLALYLGVFAMGAAWLSRAPWPLYLLVLPAFWVGLEYLRTYALTGVPWILLGYTQYRHGVLLPIATVAGVYGLSFIVALINTLLTQTVGGASHRLQAIGVAGIVVLALWGSPRLLSPASTALGTGRSAPDNVEPTLDVAVVQGNIDQALKWDPAMQAATIEQYRRLSQEAAKAAPTLIVWPETAVPFFLRYEPVLLNRVMDIAAETGSYLLVGSPDAEPSTAADGGTRYRNSAFLISPRRELLGRYDKIHMVPFGEYVPLKSLLFFVNKLAYGIGDFEGGRSYTVFDIPGGRFGTTICYEVIFPDQVRRYVVEGAEFLVNITNDAWFGRSAAPVQHLAMAVLRAVENRRYLVRAANTGISAIVDPNGRIVRASDIFAPAVIAEQIRAERAQTFYTRYGDLFAWICIIFVAAVFLVAWTRNTVGIASISAVTSQRRIR
- a CDS encoding phosphatidate cytidylyltransferase, which codes for MHLKRILSAAVLLPAFLLLVQFGTALHFFVLVVCAILVGLYEFYGMARAGGWQPFTVLGMGCGVALSCLQFFGAPAPWLIAAFAGMIVLLLIGLLGGADQKQAVSRGAITLFGLMYVAGLLSFPALLRSMELGRIYIFYLVFVTWAGDTGAFYVGSMMGKRLLCPSISPRKTVEGGVGGLLCSVLASGLVAFWFWEGLGIVEVVGMGVGLGVMGQLGDLCESMLKRSFGVKDTGALIPGHGGLLDRIDSLLFTAPILYVAALAGWV